CTCCACGAAATCGAAGATCTCCTCCAGGGTGGTCTCCAGCCGTTCCGACTCCTTGACGATCACCCGGGCATACCGGCCCCAGACCTCGTTGTCGCCAGTGGTCTTGAGCATCCGCCGGGCCATTCCCCCCAGGGAGGCAATGGGGTTGCGGATGGCGTGCACCAGCTGGGCGGCCACCTGGCCCAGGGCGGCATGGCGCTCGGCCTTGACCAGAAGATCCTTGTTCTTCTCCAGCTCCTGGGTCAGGTCCTGCAGCTCCTGGATGCGCCGTCCCTGCTCGGCATAGAGCTGGGCCTGGTCGATGGCCAGGCTGGCCTGGCTGGCGATGATCGCCAGGTCGGCGACGTTCTCGTCGCTCACCGGCCGGCGGGTGACGAAGTTGTCGGCGATGATCACCCCGTGCGCCCGGCTGGGGGAGAACAGGGGCACCACCACAAAGGAGTCGTGCCCCAGGAGCCCGATGAGATCGGCCGGCACCGGGCCGTTGCCCTGGCCCTGCACAATGTTGAAGCTCCGGCGCTCCCGGGCGGCCCGGATGAGGATATGGTCGCTGCTGGCGACCGGGACCGCCAGCTGGCGGATAACCCGGTTGACCGCCGAGTCGTCCTGGCGGCAGGCGGCCAAGTCCCGGATGATGTCCATCAGGCCCAGCCGCTGCTGCTTGATGTCGTCCCAGATGCGGCCCGCCTCCTCCCGGCAGGAGGGGCCGATGGCCATCCGGCCCCGGAGCACGGTGTCGTCCTGGTCGAACAGGGCCAGGAAGGCCCGGTTGAACCCCAGGCCCTCCTCGGCGGTGATGCCCACCAGGACCGCCCGCAGGATCTCGTCCAGCTCCACGGTGGACAGATAGACCGTGTTCATCCGGTTGGAGAGCTGGTGGAGGAGCCCGGTGCGGAAGCTGGTGCGCTCCAGCTGCTCCTGGTAGCGGCGGTTGTCGATGACGAGCCGCCGCTTCTCCAGGGCCCGCTTCACCACCAGGAGGATCTCGTGGAACTGCACCGGCTTGGACAGGTAGTCGTCGGCGCCCTTGCGGATGCACTCCAGGGCCACGTGCAGGTCCACCACCCCGGTCAGCATGATGATGGCCAGGTCCTGGTAGCGGCCGACGATCCGGGGCAGAAGGGACAGGCCGTCGGTATCCGGCAGCCCGATGTCGAGGATG
This window of the Thermodesulfobacteriota bacterium genome carries:
- a CDS encoding response regulator, which codes for MEIIPPPSETFSLAPDKLMGPDEVVVLVDDDAAIREPLALYLGNQGFPVLSAASAAGLLEILDQRRAALVILDIGLPDTDGLSLLPRIVGRYQDLAIIMLTGVVDLHVALECIRKGADDYLSKPVQFHEILLVVKRALEKRRLVIDNRRYQEQLERTSFRTGLLHQLSNRMNTVYLSTVELDEILRAVLVGITAEEGLGFNRAFLALFDQDDTVLRGRMAIGPSCREEAGRIWDDIKQQRLGLMDIIRDLAACRQDDSAVNRVIRQLAVPVASSDHILIRAARERRSFNIVQGQGNGPVPADLIGLLGHDSFVVVPLFSPSRAHGVIIADNFVTRRPVSDENVADLAIIASQASLAIDQAQLYAEQGRRIQELQDLTQELEKNKDLLVKAERHAALGQVAAQLVHAIRNPIASLGGMARRMLKTTGDNEVWGRYARVIVKESERLETTLEEIFDFVELPEINPEPTPLNTLIRKTILLLQPTLTRQEITVALELVEPDPVLLVDPVYMKQAVLQIARNAAEAMPEGGTLTARSRIGDDGWIHIEIEDTGLGIADAHLARVKEPFFTTKMYGTGMGLAVVERIVSNHRGSFTIGPMAPRGTRVRINLPPA